One part of the Candidatus Binataceae bacterium genome encodes these proteins:
- a CDS encoding ABC transporter ATP-binding protein, with the protein CVGPPGMGHLEDSRLTADLAMARDFDLGITGPPLNIAMDFIASGLVEMVGGILAATVLAAYRLWAPLLLAGAWLSTHWLLRESGVWRDRNTDEVREAQRHADYAYRLAVDPPAAKELRLFGLAAWTIERFTSRRRRLFDLRWEATRLRERPVVWSVLIVLTTNLVVFWAIVHDAVVGRLLVGQVVTFATAAVSTSMIAFGGLSWALDGAAAPAAAVLRLQNAMGAGGELTRGSRAAHNMPARAIRFRNLRFAYPGTAGQAVLDGFDLTIPAGSSLAIVGQNGAGKTTLAKLLCRLYDPQQGSIEIDGVDLRELDIDAWRNRVTAVFQDFIRFELSLRDNVAPAGAPDGVIQQTLAEAGAAHLTSLDTILSRAYLNGTDLSGGQWQRIALARALCAVKLGAGMVLLDEPTAQLDVRGEQEIFNRVLDATRNATTILISHRFSTVRHADRICVLEHGRVVEFGTHDELMTAGGRYRTMFDLQASRFGEPVDHEREETLDEAG; encoded by the coding sequence TGCGTTGGCCCGCCCGGAATGGGACATCTCGAAGATTCGCGCCTTACCGCCGACCTCGCGATGGCGCGTGACTTCGACCTTGGTATCACGGGACCGCCGCTCAACATCGCGATGGACTTCATTGCGTCGGGTCTGGTCGAGATGGTCGGGGGAATACTAGCCGCAACTGTGCTTGCCGCCTATCGATTGTGGGCTCCGTTGCTGCTCGCCGGTGCCTGGCTCAGCACGCACTGGCTGCTGCGTGAGAGCGGCGTCTGGCGGGATCGTAACACCGATGAGGTTCGCGAAGCTCAGCGGCATGCCGACTATGCGTACCGCCTCGCCGTCGATCCGCCCGCCGCCAAGGAGTTGCGGTTGTTCGGCCTCGCGGCATGGACTATCGAACGGTTCACCAGCCGGCGTCGGCGGCTCTTTGACCTGCGCTGGGAGGCGACCCGGTTGCGGGAGCGCCCAGTGGTATGGAGCGTCCTGATCGTCCTTACGACCAACCTCGTGGTGTTCTGGGCAATCGTACACGACGCGGTCGTGGGGCGGCTGTTGGTCGGGCAGGTCGTCACGTTCGCAACCGCGGCAGTCAGCACCAGCATGATCGCCTTCGGCGGCTTGTCGTGGGCGCTGGACGGTGCTGCTGCGCCCGCCGCCGCGGTCCTCCGTCTTCAGAACGCGATGGGTGCCGGGGGCGAATTAACGCGTGGGAGCCGAGCCGCGCACAACATGCCCGCGCGGGCGATTCGCTTCCGCAACCTGCGATTCGCCTATCCCGGGACGGCGGGTCAAGCGGTCCTCGATGGATTCGATTTGACGATTCCGGCCGGTTCTTCGCTTGCGATCGTCGGCCAAAATGGCGCCGGGAAAACCACTCTCGCCAAGCTGCTGTGCCGCCTCTACGATCCGCAGCAAGGTTCTATCGAGATCGATGGAGTCGATTTGCGGGAGCTTGACATCGATGCATGGCGCAACCGCGTCACTGCGGTATTTCAGGATTTCATCCGATTCGAGCTATCGCTCCGGGACAACGTCGCACCGGCCGGTGCGCCGGACGGGGTCATTCAGCAGACACTTGCCGAAGCGGGTGCTGCGCACCTCACCAGTTTGGATACCATACTGTCACGCGCATACCTGAACGGAACCGATCTGTCGGGTGGTCAGTGGCAGCGGATCGCGCTGGCACGCGCACTGTGCGCGGTGAAGCTTGGCGCGGGCATGGTGCTACTAGATGAGCCGACCGCACAACTCGACGTGCGCGGCGAGCAGGAGATCTTCAATCGCGTCTTGGACGCGACCCGCAATGCCACAACGATCCTGATCTCGCATCGATTCTCTACCGTGCGCCACGCGGACCGAATTTGCGTTCTCGAGCATGGCCGGGTGGTTGAATTTGGTACCCACGACGAGCTGATGACGGCGGGCGGACGTTACCGGACCATGTTCGATTTGCAGGCTTCCCGCTTCGGTGAGCCGGTTGACCACGAACGAGAGGAGACCCTCGATGAAGCGGGTTGA